Proteins encoded by one window of Vigna radiata var. radiata cultivar VC1973A chromosome 5, Vradiata_ver6, whole genome shotgun sequence:
- the LOC106760079 gene encoding cationic amino acid transporter 1-like yields MEGGGGVRKRSCCTIRKNDFLPEESFKSWENYTTALLETPRRLKDRFLTRSSERAEISEMTTRSSHQMKKTLNWWDLIWLGVGSVVGAGIFVLTGLEARNTAGPAVILSYVVSGFSAMLSVFCYTEFAVEIPVAGGSFAYLRVELGDFVAFIAAGNILLEYVISCAAVARSWTSYFATLCNKNPDDFRIVMHNMNPDYGHLDPIAVVILALVCILAVYSTKGSSIFNYVASVVHTVILVFIVIAGLVHAKPQNYVPFAPFGVRGVFQASAVLYFAYVGFDAVATMAEETKNPSRDIPIGLVGSMVIATAAYCLLAATLCLMQPYTNIDVDAPFSVAFSAIGWDWAKYIVSLGALQGMTTVLLVTTVGQARYLTHISRTHMMPPWFALVNERTGTPVNATISLVLISAVIGFFTELEILSNLLSISTLFIFTLVAVALLVRRYYSSGVTTKGNQIKLIVFIVVIIVSSCGISSYWAVSDGWIGYVILCPIWILATGGLWFVVPQAKEPKLWGVPLVPWLPSISIFVNIFLLGSIDKGSFVRFGLWTVLLLVYYVLFGLHASYDTAKEFEAQRCAERELNRLEDGVVSST; encoded by the exons ATggaaggaggaggaggagtgCGAAAGAGGAGTTGTTGCACGATTCGGAAAAATGACTTCCTCCCGGAGGAATCGTTCAAGAGCTGGGAGAACTACACGACGGCGCTGCTGGAGACGCCGAGGAGACTGAAGGACCGATTTCTCACGCGATCCAGCGAGCGAGCGGAGATCAGCGAGATGACGACGCGAAGCAGCCATCAGATGAAGAAGACGCTCAACTGGTGGGACCTCATCTGGCTCGGCGTCGGCTCCGTCGTCGGCGCCGGAATATTCGTCCTCACCGGATTGGAGGCTAGGAACACCGCCGGTCCCGCCGTCATCTTGTCGTACGTCGTGTCCGGTTTCTCCGCCATGCTGTCCGTTTTCTGTTACACCGAGTTTGCCGTCGAAATCCCTGTTGCCG GTGGTTCATTTGCCTACTTAAGAGTGGAGCTAGGAGACTTTGTGGCCTTCATAGCTGCAGGAAACATCCTTCTTGAGTACGTAATAAGTTGTGCCGCAGTGGCAAGGTCATGGACCTCATACTTCGCCACCCTCTGCAACAAAAACCCTGATGATTTTCGCATAGTCATGCATAACATGAACCCTGATTATGGCCACCTTGACCCTATAGCTGTCGTGATCCTTGCACTCGTATGCATCCTTGCGGTTTACAGCACCAAAGGCTCTTCAATCTTCAACTACGTTGCCTCAGTCGTACACACAGTCATCCTTGTCTTCATAGTCATAGCAGGTCTTGTCCATGCCAAGCCTCAAAACTACGTACCCTTTGCACCCTTCGGTGTTAGGGGCGTCTTCCAAGCTTCGGCTGTGCTCTACTTTGCCTATGTGGGGTTCGATGCTGTTGCAACCATGGCTGAAGAAACCAAGAACCCTTCAAGGGACATTCCAATTGGGCTTGTAGGTTCAATGGTGATAGCCACAGCGGCATATTGCTTGCTTGCAGCCACACTGTGCCTCATGCAACCGTATACCAATATTGACGTGGATGCACCCTTTTCGGTTGCGTTCAGTGCCATAGGGTGGGATTGGGCTAAGTACATTGTTTCATTGGGGGCTTTGCAGGGAATGACCACAGTGTTGTTGGTGACTACTGTGGGTCAAGCTCGGTATCTGACTCACATTTCACGTACACACATGATGCCTCCTTGGTTTGCTTTGGTGAATGAGCGCACTGGGACACCTGTGAATGCCACAATTTCCCTGGTTCTGATCTCAGCTGTGATTGGTTTCTTCACTGAACTTGAGATTCTCTCTAACCTCTTGTCAATTTCCACTCTCTTCATCTTCACGTTGGTGGCAGTTGCTCTCCTTGTGCGTAGGTACTACTCCAGTGGAGTCACAACAAAGGGGAACCAAATCAAGCTCATTGTGTTCATTGTGGTGATCATTGTCTCTTCATGTGGGATTTCATCTTATTGGGCAGTAAGTGATGGTTGGATTGGTTATGTTATTCTTTGTCCAATTTGGATATTGGCTACAGGAGGGCTTTGGTTTGTGGTTCCACAGGCAAAGGAGCCAAAACTTTGGGGGGTGCCTTTGGTTCCATGGCTACCTTCCATATCTATTTTTGTCAACATATTCCTTCTTGGATCTATAGATAAAGGTTCGTTTGTTAGGTTTGGTCTTTGGACTGTGCTTCTCTTGGTTTACTATGTCCTCTTCGGGTTGCATGCTTCTTATGACACAGCTAAGGAATTTGAGGCGCAGCGTTGTGCCGAAAGGGAGTTGAACAGGTTGGAAGATGGGGTCGTCTCTTCTACGTAG
- the LOC106762612 gene encoding periodic tryptophan protein 2 codes for MNFRFQNLLGAPYRGGNAVISNNTLLLSPVGNRVAVTDLLKSETSTLPIQSSSNVARIAVSPDATFLLAVDDRNRCLFINLRRRVLLHRISFKERVAAVEFSPDGALIAVAAGKLVQIWRSPAFRREYFPFELVRTFAEFDAKVTTLDWSPDSKYLIVGSKDLTARILCLKKLNSGGKKKPFLLLGHRDSVVGSFFGVNSKTNRVCKAYTITRDCYLFSWGFTSDSDGEAEGSEPPSPGTPERDVERNLEVIENDGVKKRKKIDVEDGDEGYLSKGKWELLRKDGFMQGWAKVTACDYHRGLDMVVVGFSNGVFGLYQMPDFVCIHLLSISREKITTAVFNELGNWLTFGCAKLGQLLVWEWRSESYILKQQGHYFDVNCVAYSADSQLLATGADDNKVKVWTLSSGFCFVTFSEHTNSVTALHFMASSNCLLSASLDGTIRAWDLLRYRNFRTFTTPSSRQFVSLTADQSGEVICAGTSDSFEIFVWSMRTGRLLDVLSGHEAPVHGLVFSPTNAVLASSSYDKSVRLWDVFDGKGAVETFPHTHDVLTVVYRPDGRQLACSTLDGQIHFWDPVDGLLMYTIEGSRDIAGGRLMTDRRSAANSTSRKFFTTLCYSADGSYILAGGSSRYICMYDVADQVLLRRFQITHNLSLDGVLDILNSKNMTDAGPLDLIDDDNSDIEEGIEKQTRGKLGFNLPGSLPNRGRPIIQTKCLRIAPTGRSFVAATTEGVLVYSVDESFIFDPTDLDINVTPEAVEEALRENQPSKALILSLRLNEDSFIKKCIFAVSPADIPAVATSIPYKYLQRLVEALADLLENCPHLEFILRWCQELCKAHGNSIQQNSRNLLPSLKSLQKAITKIHQDLSDTCSSNEYMLRYLCSSGAKK; via the exons ATGAACTTCAGGTTCCAGAATCTGTTGGGAGCCCCCTACAGAGGGGGCAACGCGGTAATTTCCAACAACACCCTGCTGCTATCCCCTGTTGGTAACCGCGTCGCCGTCACCGACCTCCTCAAGTCCGAAACCTCCACCCTCCCCATCCAGTCCTCCTCCAATGTTGCCCGCATCGCTGTCTCCCCTGACGCCACCTTCCTCCTCGCCGTCGACGACCGCAATCGCTGCCTCTTCATTAACCTACGCCGCCGCGTTCTCCTCCACCGCATCTCCTTCAAGGAGCGCGTCGCCGCCGTGGAATTCAGCCCTGACGGGGCTCTCATCGCCGTCGCCGCCGGAAAGCTTGTCCAGATCTGGCGCTCTCCGGCCTTCCGCCGCGAGTACTTCCCCTTCGAGCTCGTACGCACCTTCGCCGAGTTCGACGCGAAAGTAACCACCCTCGATTGGAGCCCGGACTCCAAGTACCTCATCGTCGGTTCCAAGGATTTAACCGCGAGAATCTTGTGCTTGAAGAAATTGAATAGTGGTGGTAAGAAAAAACCCTTTTTGCTCCTAGGGCACAGGGATTCGGTTGTAGGTTCGTTCTTCGGTGTCAATTCGAAAACTAATAGAGTTTGTAAGGCTTATACGATTACTAGGGATTGTTACTTATTTAGCTGGGGGTTTACTTCTGATAGTGATGGTGAGGCTGAGGGTTCGGAGCCGCCCTCGCCAGGGACGCCGGAGAGGGACGTGGAAAGGAATTTGGAGGTTATTGAGAATGATGGtgtgaagaagaggaagaaaattgatgtTGAGGATGGTGATGAGGGTTACTTGAGTAAGGGAAAGTGGGAGCTATTGAGGAAGGATGGGTTTATGCAGGGATGGGCAAAGGTGACGGCATGTGATTATCATAGGGGGCTAGATATGGTGGTTGTTGGATTTTCTAATGGTGTGTTTGGGTTGTATCAGATGCCAGATTTTGTGTGCATTCATTTGTTGTCTATTTCGAGGGAGAAAATTACCACTGCTGTGTTTAATGAGCTTGGGAACTGGCTGACATTTGGCTGCGCCAAATTGGGGCAGCTGCTGGTGTGGGAGTGGCGGTCTGAGAGCTACATTTTGAAGCAGCAGGGTCATTACTTTGATGTTAACTGCGTTGCTTATTCGGCAGACTCACAGCTCCTTGCCACTGGAGCAGATGATAATAAAGTGAAG GTGTGGACACTTTCTTCAGGATTTTGCTTTGTTACATTTTCGGAGCACACTAATTCTGTTACGGCTTTACATTTTATGGCAAGTAGCAATTGTCTTCTTAGTGCATCTCTTGACGGGACCATTCGTGCATGGGATTTATTACGCTATCGGAATTTTAGGACCTTTACAACTCCTTCTTCTAGACAGTTTGTTTCCTTGACAGCTGATCAAAGTGGTGAAGTGATATGTGCAGGCACTTCAGATTCCTTTGAG ATTTTTGTTTGGTCAATGAGAACGGGACGCTTGCTGGATGTGCTTAGTGGTCATGAAGCTCCTGTTCATGGGCTGGTCTTTTCTCCTACaaat GCTGTCTTGGCTTCATCATCATATGATAAATCTGTTCGGCTGTGGGATGTCTTTGATGGAAAAGGAGCAGTTGAAACATTTCCTCACACTCATGATGTTCTTACAGTAGTGTATCGTCCAGATGGAAGGCAGTTAGCTTGCAGCACATTAGATGGGCAAATTCATTTTTGGGACCCAGTAGATGGTTTGTTGATGTACACTATAGAAGGTTCTAGAGACATTGCTGGTGGGCGTCTTATGACTGACCGTAGGTCCGCAGCTAACTCAACTTCAAGGAAGTTCTTTACAACTTTGTGTTATTCAGCTGATGGAAGCTACATATTAGCTGGGGGAAGTAGCAGATACATCTGCATGTATGATGTTGCAGATCAG GTTTTACTTCGACGTTTCCAGATAACTCACAATCTCTCGTTAGATGGAGTGCTTGACATTTTAAACTCAAAAAATATGACAGATGCTGGCCCTCTGGATTTGATTGATGATGACAACAGTGACATTGAAGAAGGCATTGAGAAACAAACTCGAGGGAAACTAGGATTTAACTTGCCAGGATCTTTGCCTAACCGTGGAAGGCCTATTATTCAGACAAAGTGCCTGAGGATTGCACCTACAGGGCGTAGTTTTGTTGCAGCAACAACTGAGGGAGTTTTGGTTTATTCTGTTGATGAATCATTCATATTTGATCCAACTGACCTTGACATAAATGTTACACCAGAG GCTGTTGAAGAAGCTCTTCGTGAAAATCAACCAAGTAAAGCCTTGATCCTTAGCCTTCGATTGAATGAGGATTCcttcattaaaaaatgtatatttgcGGTTAGTCCAGCAGATATTCCTGCAGTTGCCACATCAATCCCTTACAAGTATCTCCAACGATTAGTGGAGGCACTTGCAGATCTCTTAGAAAACTGCCCACATTTGGAATTTATACTTAGATGGTGTCAG GAGCTCTGCAAGGCCCATGGGAATTCTATTCAGCAGAACTCTCGCAATCTGTTACCATCATTAAAATCTTTGCAGAAAGCAATCACTAAAATTCATCAGGATCTATCAGATACATGTTCCTCCAACGAATATATGCTGCGCTATTTATGCTCTTCTGGTGCCAAGAAATGA